The Deltaproteobacteria bacterium genome window below encodes:
- a CDS encoding GMC family oxidoreductase has protein sequence MNERFDYVVLGGGSAGCVVAGRLAHESDAKVLVLEAGPAAEAYPETLSADGYKYAFANDRVMWERFTVPQRHSEGQRFFVGTGSVSGGSGSVNGMVYTRGAKQDYAEWPQGWRWDDVVPDFERLEARLRPRRRAPTRWTEACISAAVACGMERREDLNDGMLSNVVGYEWMTYEGGDRRSSYVAFVKEPGPRDNLVFRNGARVHRIVFDERKRAVAVEYEHDGVNARVEVDREVVLCAGALETPKLLMLSGIGPDQALRAAGISPVHTAAAIGQNLHDHPNVPLFFVSRGLVDCQYPQLYSFYRTRPQADLPPGQSDTCYVFWPAPSAMKQAMQRMLPGKVLPASMYDGPLKQAIRSGLDLAFGIGATNRIVEHLYGIVVILGKPKSRGSVRLGSGDPRTPVVVDPAYFSDPEDMDTMVDGIAFARRLSKAGGLGAWRSQELMPGAWNQSREALAKWVGKNAITTYHFAGTARMGESPSAAVDTRLRLRGVTGVRIADASAVPFTPVSAMNAPSMLVGYRAAGYCLDERG, from the coding sequence GTGAACGAGCGCTTCGACTACGTGGTGCTGGGCGGTGGCTCGGCGGGATGTGTGGTGGCCGGGCGACTGGCGCACGAGAGCGACGCGAAGGTCCTCGTGCTCGAGGCCGGCCCCGCGGCCGAGGCCTATCCCGAGACGCTGTCGGCCGACGGCTACAAGTACGCGTTCGCGAACGACCGCGTGATGTGGGAGCGTTTCACGGTGCCGCAGCGGCACAGCGAGGGTCAGCGCTTCTTCGTCGGCACCGGCTCGGTGTCGGGTGGTAGTGGCTCGGTCAACGGCATGGTCTACACCCGCGGCGCCAAGCAGGACTACGCCGAGTGGCCGCAGGGCTGGCGCTGGGACGACGTGGTGCCGGACTTCGAGCGGCTCGAGGCGCGCCTGCGTCCGCGTCGACGCGCGCCGACCCGCTGGACCGAGGCCTGCATCTCGGCCGCGGTCGCGTGCGGCATGGAGCGCCGCGAGGATCTCAACGACGGCATGCTCTCGAACGTCGTCGGCTACGAGTGGATGACCTACGAGGGCGGCGACCGCCGCAGCTCGTACGTCGCGTTCGTGAAGGAGCCGGGCCCGCGCGACAACCTGGTGTTCCGCAACGGCGCCCGCGTGCACCGCATCGTGTTCGACGAGCGCAAGCGGGCGGTCGCGGTCGAGTACGAGCACGACGGCGTGAACGCCCGCGTCGAGGTCGACCGCGAGGTGGTGCTGTGCGCCGGCGCGCTCGAGACCCCCAAGCTGCTGATGCTCTCCGGCATCGGCCCCGATCAGGCGCTGCGCGCGGCCGGCATTTCGCCGGTGCACACCGCCGCCGCGATCGGACAGAACCTGCACGACCACCCCAATGTGCCGCTCTTCTTCGTGTCGCGCGGTCTGGTCGATTGTCAGTACCCGCAGCTGTACAGCTTCTATCGCACGCGTCCGCAGGCCGACCTGCCGCCGGGCCAGAGCGACACCTGTTACGTGTTCTGGCCCGCCCCGAGCGCCATGAAGCAGGCCATGCAGCGCATGCTGCCGGGCAAGGTGTTGCCGGCGTCGATGTACGACGGCCCGCTCAAGCAGGCGATCCGCTCGGGCCTCGACCTCGCGTTCGGCATCGGTGCGACCAACCGCATCGTCGAGCACCTCTACGGCATCGTGGTGATCCTCGGCAAGCCCAAGAGCCGCGGCAGCGTACGCCTGGGCAGCGGCGATCCGCGGACCCCGGTGGTCGTCGATCCGGCGTACTTCTCGGACCCCGAAGACATGGACACGATGGTCGACGGCATCGCGTTCGCACGGCGCCTCAGCAAGGCCGGTGGCCTCGGGGCCTGGCGCAGCCAGGAGTTGATGCCGGGCGCGTGGAATCAGAGCCGCGAGGCGCTGGCGAAGTGGGTCGGCAAGAATGCGATCACGACGTACCACTTCGCCGGCACCGCACGCATGGGCGAGTCGCCTTCGGCGGCCGTCGACACGCGACTGCGACTGCGCGGCGTGACCGGGGTACGCATCGCCGATGCCTCGGCGGTGCCGTTCACCCCGGTGTCGGCGATGAACGCCCCGAGCATGCTGGTGGGCTACCGCGCCGCGGGCTACTGCCTCGACGAGCGCGGGTAG
- a CDS encoding aldehyde dehydrogenase family protein: protein MSAADNVVDIRAADGRTIRCFDPAARAPLGTVPVDTPEQVKAAIERARAAQIGWAETDFAKRRAVLGRMIDHLLSHAHELVDVVVKDAGKTRENALVGEIWPVLEKLRWTIANGEKWLSPEPVSSGVLVHKRARLEFHPLGVVGAIIPWNYPLQNILNPLVPALMAGNAVVIKPSEWVAWSAERVVEIARDALRAEGCSPELVQLVQGYGETGQALIENGIDSLIFIGSVHNGQRVLASAAKALIPVTLELGGKDPLIVCDDAHIEQAAHAAMAGCFINAGQNCVACERILVFDTVYDRFADTVGALARSLVQGDPKQGVVDVGAMVTPLQLGIVERLVDDAVAKGARVLAGGKRVLAEQGDFFAPTVLADVTPEMDIMQQETFGPVMLLSRVRDEHEAVAVANGTGFALGSAVFSRDHAKARRIASRLQAGMTAINDFGGVTYMAQDLTFGGVKQSGFGRMNGRDGLRSFCNVKAVLDDRFPVHFPSKVFPVADGDFDRMLGVVKLLYGRSLRQRVGAAVELIRGAFGRKSGKQAQP, encoded by the coding sequence ATGAGCGCCGCCGACAACGTCGTCGACATCCGTGCCGCCGACGGCCGCACGATCCGTTGCTTCGATCCCGCCGCCCGGGCGCCGCTGGGCACCGTGCCGGTCGACACGCCCGAGCAGGTGAAGGCCGCCATCGAGCGGGCCCGCGCCGCGCAGATCGGCTGGGCCGAGACCGACTTCGCCAAGCGCCGCGCGGTGCTCGGACGCATGATCGACCACCTGCTGTCGCACGCGCACGAGCTGGTCGACGTGGTCGTGAAGGACGCCGGCAAGACCCGCGAGAACGCGCTGGTCGGCGAGATCTGGCCGGTGCTCGAGAAGCTGCGCTGGACCATCGCCAACGGCGAGAAGTGGCTGTCACCGGAGCCGGTGAGCTCGGGCGTGCTCGTGCACAAGCGGGCGCGCCTCGAGTTCCACCCGCTCGGGGTCGTCGGCGCGATCATCCCGTGGAACTATCCGCTGCAGAACATCTTGAACCCGCTGGTGCCGGCGCTCATGGCCGGCAACGCAGTGGTGATCAAGCCCTCGGAGTGGGTGGCGTGGTCGGCCGAGCGCGTGGTGGAGATCGCCCGCGACGCGCTGCGGGCCGAGGGCTGCTCGCCCGAGCTCGTGCAGCTGGTGCAGGGCTACGGCGAGACCGGCCAGGCGCTGATCGAGAACGGCATCGATTCGCTCATCTTCATCGGCTCGGTGCACAACGGCCAGCGGGTGCTGGCGTCGGCCGCCAAGGCGCTGATCCCGGTGACGCTCGAGCTCGGCGGCAAGGATCCGCTCATCGTCTGCGACGACGCGCACATCGAGCAGGCCGCCCACGCCGCGATGGCCGGCTGCTTCATCAACGCCGGCCAGAACTGCGTCGCCTGCGAGCGCATCCTGGTGTTCGACACGGTCTACGACCGCTTCGCCGACACCGTCGGCGCGCTGGCCCGCAGCCTGGTCCAGGGCGACCCCAAGCAGGGCGTGGTCGACGTCGGCGCGATGGTGACCCCGCTGCAGCTCGGCATCGTCGAGCGCCTGGTCGACGACGCGGTTGCCAAGGGCGCGCGCGTGCTCGCCGGGGGCAAGCGCGTGCTCGCCGAGCAGGGCGATTTCTTCGCCCCGACGGTGCTGGCCGACGTCACGCCCGAGATGGACATCATGCAGCAGGAGACCTTCGGGCCCGTGATGCTGCTGTCGCGCGTGCGCGACGAGCACGAGGCGGTCGCGGTCGCCAACGGCACCGGCTTCGCGCTGGGCTCGGCGGTGTTCAGCCGCGACCACGCCAAGGCGCGTCGCATCGCGTCGCGCCTGCAGGCCGGCATGACCGCGATCAACGACTTCGGCGGCGTGACGTACATGGCCCAGGATCTGACCTTCGGCGGCGTGAAGCAGTCGGGCTTCGGGCGCATGAACGGCCGCGACGGCCTGCGCTCGTTCTGCAACGTCAAGGCGGTGCTCGACGATCGCTTCCCGGTTCACTTCCCGAGCAAGGTGTTCCCGGTCGCCGACGGCGATTTCGATCGCATGCTCGGCGTCGTGAAGCTGCTCTACGGCCGCAGCCTGCGCCAGCGCGTGGGCGCGGCGGTCGAGCTCATCCGCGGCGCGTTCGGCCGCAAGTCGGGCAAGCAGGCACAGCCGTGA
- a CDS encoding Rieske 2Fe-2S domain-containing protein, which translates to MDHFSGHASAPPPDFEHAKNRRQKARASGLDPNYWYAALQSKHLLPGAHTEVKFLGRSIAVFRGDDGRLRAVENRCAHRHVKLTEGQVVGCRLVCPYHGWSYDGEGKAEIPHDLFGHKAPNIRIDSVPVRERYGLIFVFPGDPALATTRDIPSIPELEGDRPWPHAFVQFDSPGHFSMLLENVSDFTHGFLHRKYQPFAGTDLLRCETVGDRVELEYRSKIAAGRLQDWFIDRSESGCDHMLACYDYPYHWSNTDNRIKHFLFTLPWDGSNNRHIFIFYLRPDVIRVPKLGWKLPYWLVSRMMRAQRVLTLQPLLGQDVWVIGHEQRGWEQFWDKPAPELSPVVKAFQDLTIRKWEEHLATRAPRAHAGAEAGCGNVVPARELIR; encoded by the coding sequence ATGGACCACTTCAGCGGTCACGCCTCCGCCCCACCACCGGACTTCGAGCACGCCAAGAACCGCCGCCAGAAGGCGCGCGCGTCGGGCCTCGATCCCAACTACTGGTACGCGGCGCTGCAGAGCAAGCACTTGTTGCCCGGCGCACACACCGAGGTGAAGTTCCTCGGCCGCTCCATCGCGGTCTTCCGCGGCGACGACGGCCGCCTGCGCGCGGTCGAGAACCGCTGCGCCCACCGCCACGTCAAGCTCACAGAGGGCCAGGTGGTCGGCTGCCGGCTGGTGTGCCCGTACCACGGCTGGTCCTACGACGGCGAGGGCAAGGCCGAGATCCCCCACGACCTGTTCGGGCACAAGGCACCCAACATCCGCATCGATTCGGTGCCGGTGCGCGAGCGTTACGGCCTCATCTTCGTGTTCCCGGGCGACCCGGCGCTCGCCACCACCCGCGACATCCCCTCGATTCCCGAGCTCGAGGGCGACCGGCCCTGGCCCCACGCCTTCGTGCAATTCGATTCACCGGGCCACTTCTCGATGTTGCTCGAGAACGTCTCGGATTTCACGCACGGATTCCTCCATCGCAAGTACCAGCCCTTCGCGGGCACCGATCTACTGCGGTGCGAGACCGTCGGTGATCGCGTCGAGCTCGAGTACCGCTCGAAGATCGCCGCCGGCCGATTGCAGGATTGGTTCATCGATCGGTCCGAGTCGGGCTGCGATCACATGCTGGCTTGCTACGACTACCCGTATCACTGGTCGAATACGGACAATCGCATCAAGCACTTCCTCTTCACGTTGCCGTGGGACGGCAGCAACAATCGACACATCTTCATCTTCTATCTCCGCCCCGACGTGATCCGCGTCCCCAAGCTCGGCTGGAAACTGCCCTATTGGTTGGTCAGTCGGATGATGCGGGCGCAACGCGTGCTGACGCTGCAGCCATTGTTGGGCCAGGACGTGTGGGTCATCGGCCACGAACAGCGCGGTTGGGAGCAGTTCTGGGACAAGCCCGCGCCCGAGCTCTCGCCGGTGGTGAAGGCGTTCCAGGACCTGACGATTCGCAAGTGGGAAGAACATCTGGCCACCCGTGCGCCGAGGGCACACGCGGGGGCCGAAGCGGGCTGCGGCAACGTGGTCCCGGCCAGGGAGTTGATCCGATGA
- a CDS encoding TetR/AcrR family transcriptional regulator, whose amino-acid sequence MSSSARNEASDGRARMLQARRELYRSALVEAAEVEFAAAGYDGVKVQSIARRAGVSLATFYAAFPGKWEVFRAVQEDRLAILMREVGTAVMAARTSFDRLRLGIEGYLRFHIEHPNFLKMQLREHVPWGTTDELRTPEQTRAWEAGLQMLIAGFRSGMAEGLLEPDDPELCARTATAMSQVRLVRWIDRGMADDVESVVGAAMRQFVRTFVRLERQADVLVGL is encoded by the coding sequence GTGTCAAGCTCGGCTCGCAACGAGGCCTCCGATGGGCGTGCCCGCATGCTGCAGGCCCGTCGGGAGCTCTACCGCTCGGCGCTCGTGGAGGCCGCCGAGGTCGAGTTCGCGGCGGCGGGGTACGACGGCGTGAAGGTGCAGTCGATCGCGCGGCGGGCGGGCGTCTCCCTGGCCACCTTCTACGCGGCGTTCCCCGGCAAGTGGGAGGTCTTTCGCGCGGTGCAGGAGGATCGTCTCGCGATCCTGATGCGCGAGGTCGGCACCGCGGTGATGGCCGCGCGCACCAGCTTCGATCGCCTGCGCCTCGGCATCGAGGGCTACCTGCGCTTCCACATCGAGCACCCGAACTTCCTGAAGATGCAGCTTCGCGAGCACGTGCCGTGGGGCACCACCGACGAGCTGCGCACGCCCGAGCAGACCCGCGCCTGGGAGGCCGGGCTGCAGATGCTCATCGCGGGCTTTCGCAGCGGCATGGCCGAGGGCCTGCTCGAGCCCGACGACCCCGAGCTGTGTGCCCGCACCGCGACCGCGATGAGCCAGGTGCGATTGGTGCGGTGGATCGACCGCGGGATGGCGGACGACGTCGAATCGGTCGTGGGGGCCGCGATGCGGCAGTTCGTGCGGACGTTCGTGCGATTGGAACGGCAGGCCGACGTGCTGGTCGGGCTGTAG